The genomic segment TCACCCTCCTGATGAACGTCCTCGCCGGACTCGGCGCGGCACGCGTCTACGGCTTCGGCCCGGGCCCCGCGGCGAACATCTCCACGACACTCCTCGCCCGCGGCGAGTTCGCCCTGATCCTCGCCACGATGGCGGTGGGCGCAGGCCTCGACGAACGCCTCTCCCCCTTCATCGCGGGGTACGTGCTGCTGCTGGCGGTCCTCGGGCCGCTGGCGGCGGGGCGGTCGGAGTGGCTGGCGCGGATATTGCCGGGCGGCGGGGACGGCGACGGCCACGGGGGCGGCCCGGGCGTCACGCCTCCCGGCAGATCAGCAGCAGCGCCCTGTCGTCGTTGACGTCCTTCGCCACGGCCTCGATGAGGTGCCAGGCCGCTCCGTGGAAGCCTCCTGCCACGTAGCGGTCGGCCTCGCCCGTGAGGCGGTCCATCCCCTCGGCGATGTCGCGGTCGGAGGTCTCGACGAGGCCGTCGGTGAAGAGCATCAGGACGTCGCCGGGGCGCAGGACGCCCTTGACGGGGTCGAACTGGGCACCGTCGTAGACGCCGAGGAGGGGGCCCTGGCCGGCCTTCTCCTCCCAGCGGCCGCTGCCCGCGCTGAGCTGGAGGCCCGGCGGGTGGCCCGCGGAGAAGAGTTCGTAGTCGCCGGTCTCCAGGTCGAGGACCAGGTGGATGGAGGTCGCGAAGCCCTCGTCCCAGTCCTGGCGGAGCAGGTAGCCGTTGGCGGCGGGCAGGAAGGCGTGCGGGGGCAGCGAGCCGAGCAGGCCGCCGAACGCGCCGGACAGGAGCAGCGCGCGCGAACCCGCGTCCATGCCCTTCCCGGAGACGTCGGTGAGGACGGCCTCCAGGGTGCGGCCGCCGTTCGTGCGGGCCGCGACCACGAAGTCGCCGGAGAAGGACTGGCCGCCGGCCGGGCGCAGTGCCATCTCGCGGTGCCAGCCGCGCGGCAGCTTCGGCAGCTTGCTCTGGACGCGGATGCGTTCGCGCAGGTCGAAGAGCATGGTGCCGCCGCCGCGCCAGGGCACGCCGACCCGGCTGCGGAACTGGGCGATGAGGAGTCCGAAGAAGCCGCAGGCGGCGACCACGAGGACCGTGCCCGGCGTGACGCGGGCGGCGCCTTCCGTGTACGGGCCGAGCCGGACGGACTCCACGATCAGGGCCACCGCCGAGGCGGCGTAGAGCCCGAGGAGGCTGGCCGGGCGCAGCAGCAGGCCGCCGGCGACGATCGGCAGGACCAGGGCGGACGGCGAGAACCACTCGTTGTTGATGATCGTGCAGGTCGTGATGACCGGGATGGTGAGGAGGAGTCCCGCGAGGGCGACCCAGTCGGAGCCGTCGCCGCGGAAGTAGTCGACCCCGGATTTGCGCAGCGCGATGCGGACCCGGTGCACCTTCTTCTTCATCCGGGCCGTGAACGTGTCGGCTTCCGCGCGTACCTCCATTGCTCGTGGACCTTATCCAGCGGGCCGCGTACTTCGCACGGGAGGTCCCGGTTGTCCCCCGTCAGGGGCATCCCCGAGGCGGGGAAAAACCCGTCGCTCCGCACGGCGGCGCCCTGGTAGGCATGGCATATGACGACAGACGTGCGGGTGCTCGGGAAGGCCGACTGGGACGCGTGGTACGGGACGTTGGAGCTCGCGTTCGGCGGGGTCGCCGAGTCGGACGAGGAACGTGAGCTGTGGCGCGCGCTCACCGAGCACGACCGGTCGATCGGCGTGTGGGACGGGGACGCGTGCGTGGGGACGGCGGGGGCGTTCTCCTTCCGCATGGCCGTGCCGGGTGGTGCGCTGGTGGAGACGGCGGGCGTCACGATGGTCGGTGTCGCGGCCACGCACCGGCGGCGCGGGATCCTGACGTCGATGATGCGGCGGCAGTTGGACGACGTCCGCGCGTGGGGCG from the Streptomyces venezuelae genome contains:
- a CDS encoding PP2C family protein-serine/threonine phosphatase; the protein is MEVRAEADTFTARMKKKVHRVRIALRKSGVDYFRGDGSDWVALAGLLLTIPVITTCTIINNEWFSPSALVLPIVAGGLLLRPASLLGLYAASAVALIVESVRLGPYTEGAARVTPGTVLVVAACGFFGLLIAQFRSRVGVPWRGGGTMLFDLRERIRVQSKLPKLPRGWHREMALRPAGGQSFSGDFVVAARTNGGRTLEAVLTDVSGKGMDAGSRALLLSGAFGGLLGSLPPHAFLPAANGYLLRQDWDEGFATSIHLVLDLETGDYELFSAGHPPGLQLSAGSGRWEEKAGQGPLLGVYDGAQFDPVKGVLRPGDVLMLFTDGLVETSDRDIAEGMDRLTGEADRYVAGGFHGAAWHLIEAVAKDVNDDRALLLICREA